One genomic window of Gracilinema caldarium DSM 7334 includes the following:
- the hflX gene encoding GTPase HflX, whose translation MQELISIEPEPQKAYLIGIRDGSMDDAEAQSLARELAGLAETLGVCILDQSIVKIREKHPKYGMGLGKAEEIAERARELGVDCLIFDQDITPSQQRNWEELTGISAIDRQELIIQIFASRARTREAELQIELAQLKHSLPRLTHKYIDLSRQRGGRYGTKGAGETKLELDRRSILRRIHQLEAEIKEVRQHRSTQRKKREKIPIPTCALVGYTNAGKSSLLNAMTNAEVLAEDKLFATLDPTTRRLEIGRGQPVLLTDTVGFIRRLPHDLVDAFHATLEEAALADILLIVLDAADPDVDRHYDTTLGVLKELGAEQTPKIIILNKIDKVSSPERLQELEKQYSDSVSISALNRTGLDTLARRIDLLISGASCRFRFPVNRHDLVAQLHRSGTVLAEHYEETYIEVEARLGQRMLGTLQEWRID comes from the coding sequence GGCAGGGCTTGCGGAAACCCTGGGTGTGTGCATCCTGGACCAAAGCATCGTAAAAATTCGGGAAAAGCACCCCAAATATGGCATGGGCCTTGGTAAGGCTGAGGAAATCGCCGAACGGGCCCGGGAATTGGGGGTGGACTGCCTCATTTTTGACCAGGACATCACCCCATCGCAACAGCGAAACTGGGAAGAACTCACCGGTATCAGTGCCATTGACCGGCAGGAACTGATCATCCAGATCTTTGCGAGTCGGGCTCGCACCCGCGAGGCGGAACTCCAGATCGAGCTGGCCCAGCTCAAGCACTCCCTCCCCCGGCTCACCCATAAATACATAGACCTCTCCCGCCAGCGGGGCGGCCGTTATGGTACCAAAGGGGCCGGTGAAACCAAACTCGAACTGGACCGCCGCAGTATCCTCAGACGCATTCATCAACTCGAAGCAGAAATTAAGGAAGTCCGCCAGCACCGCAGTACCCAGCGGAAAAAGCGGGAAAAGATCCCCATCCCGACCTGTGCACTGGTCGGATACACCAATGCGGGTAAGTCATCCCTGCTGAACGCCATGACCAACGCCGAGGTTCTCGCTGAGGATAAACTCTTTGCCACCCTGGATCCCACAACCCGGCGCCTGGAAATCGGCCGGGGCCAGCCGGTCCTTCTCACCGATACGGTCGGTTTTATCCGGCGCCTCCCCCACGATCTTGTCGATGCCTTCCATGCCACCCTGGAAGAAGCCGCCCTGGCGGATATACTCCTCATCGTCCTGGATGCAGCGGATCCCGATGTGGACCGCCACTATGATACCACCCTCGGCGTTCTTAAAGAACTGGGGGCAGAACAGACCCCTAAAATCATTATATTAAATAAGATTGATAAGGTGAGCTCCCCTGAGCGGCTCCAGGAGCTGGAAAAGCAGTACAGCGACAGCGTGAGCATCTCCGCCCTGAACCGGACCGGCCTCGATACCCTCGCCCGGCGCATCGACCTCCTCATCTCAGGCGCATCCTGCCGCTTCCGTTTCCCCGTAAACCGCCATGACCTGGTCGCCCAACTGCACCGTTCCGGTACGGTCCTGGCTGAGCACTATGAGGAAACCTATATCGAAGTAGAAGCCCGTCTCGGCCAGCGTATGCTCGGCACCCTCCAGGAATGGCGTATAGATTGA
- a CDS encoding glycogen-binding domain-containing protein yields the protein MMKKMLSFIAAFLVLGGALFADVTVKDLGDGNVEVTFLYKGAGKEVVVAGDFTDWQNGALPMTKTDNGFELKKTFPMATTLKYKFIVDGTWLFDSKSPDKTDDGFGGFNGIVDVAKLVAVEKAKASGDSAALEKLMASQSGLKFGTWSMIGVQGKYDSKNMELQSVGVGVKSYAKISGEAVKNVPIYVEVAVFENDGFENIYKKDSLDADDGLKNLLVDTFFDPLYYYGGQKKAGTYLGHFKAGFNSPYVNFLTGYKYAKLTPHTNVSWTTVDNEWEAGYSEVGGFSEFSLGSALQKIGDITINATIAPNRTADRAGNQYGIYSFVNAQMGDHYVDFQYNAAFNKTYDTIFDDIYEADFIGGYKGVFGPLTLKTNMLYNVWGSVKVNDTYKIAYNPSSSDVSGVKEGKDFLYNSAVNIQFDYTALNSGITVGYRYRGAQASMMYVEDGNADGHTHISDQLGDVNTQRIFLNGFVNPLSTVKVSMETYADMALLTDYDKLAAYQKPYVDKANTQLFFKPSFDVNLESLLSGIPSSVSVYSKLKYNTSDKDKFTYGSDKSQFALPEAGLKFNMNDISDLFKDVTVYYGFDNNDSNYLFNTLIGTVTLPEDLSVQTGLGLRTANKDVADTDYPFGMFLGVSKKLKAAQKPIVYGQVLYNMDPYKDFGDGQEALKLDGYVTDDGQSDFAGLAAFRIGMRWDF from the coding sequence ATGATGAAAAAGATGCTCTCTTTCATCGCGGCTTTCCTGGTTCTCGGCGGAGCACTTTTCGCCGATGTAACCGTGAAAGATCTTGGTGACGGTAACGTAGAAGTTACTTTCCTGTACAAAGGCGCCGGAAAAGAAGTTGTTGTAGCTGGCGACTTTACTGATTGGCAGAATGGGGCTCTTCCCATGACCAAAACCGACAATGGTTTTGAGCTTAAGAAGACCTTCCCCATGGCTACCACCCTTAAGTACAAGTTTATTGTAGATGGCACCTGGCTCTTCGATTCCAAGTCCCCCGATAAGACCGATGACGGCTTCGGCGGCTTTAACGGCATTGTCGATGTGGCCAAGCTCGTTGCTGTAGAAAAGGCTAAGGCCTCCGGCGACAGCGCAGCCCTGGAAAAACTCATGGCCAGCCAGAGCGGTCTTAAGTTCGGAACTTGGAGCATGATTGGTGTTCAGGGGAAATATGACTCAAAAAATATGGAACTTCAGAGCGTTGGTGTTGGTGTGAAGTCCTACGCAAAGATTTCAGGTGAGGCTGTAAAGAATGTACCAATATATGTCGAAGTTGCCGTATTTGAAAATGATGGTTTCGAAAATATTTATAAAAAGGACAGCCTTGATGCAGATGATGGACTAAAAAATCTTCTGGTGGATACCTTCTTTGATCCCCTGTACTACTATGGTGGTCAAAAAAAAGCTGGAACTTATCTCGGACACTTCAAAGCTGGGTTCAACAGTCCCTATGTTAATTTCTTAACTGGTTATAAGTATGCAAAATTAACACCCCATACCAATGTGAGTTGGACAACAGTTGATAATGAGTGGGAAGCAGGTTACAGCGAGGTTGGTGGTTTTAGTGAGTTTAGCCTTGGCTCTGCCTTACAGAAAATTGGGGATATCACTATTAATGCTACCATTGCTCCTAACCGGACTGCAGATCGTGCTGGTAACCAATATGGTATCTATTCTTTTGTAAATGCCCAAATGGGAGATCATTATGTAGATTTCCAGTATAATGCTGCATTTAACAAAACCTACGATACCATATTTGATGACATTTATGAAGCAGATTTTATTGGTGGTTATAAGGGTGTATTCGGACCTTTAACCTTAAAAACAAATATGCTGTACAACGTATGGGGATCTGTAAAAGTAAATGATACCTATAAAATAGCGTACAATCCTAGTTCCAGTGATGTATCCGGTGTAAAAGAGGGTAAGGATTTCTTATATAATTCTGCAGTAAACATCCAGTTTGATTACACCGCGCTTAATTCTGGAATCACCGTCGGTTACCGATATCGTGGTGCTCAGGCTAGCATGATGTATGTAGAGGACGGGAATGCTGATGGTCATACCCATATTAGTGATCAACTTGGTGATGTAAACACTCAGCGTATATTCCTCAATGGTTTTGTGAATCCATTGTCTACAGTAAAAGTTTCCATGGAAACCTATGCTGATATGGCGCTTCTGACTGATTATGATAAACTTGCTGCTTATCAAAAGCCCTATGTTGATAAAGCTAACACTCAACTGTTCTTTAAGCCCAGTTTTGATGTGAATCTTGAATCTCTGCTTAGCGGAATTCCTTCTTCAGTATCGGTTTATAGCAAACTGAAATATAATACTTCAGATAAAGATAAATTCACCTATGGGTCTGATAAAAGCCAGTTTGCCTTACCAGAAGCAGGTTTGAAATTCAATATGAACGATATTTCAGATTTGTTTAAAGATGTAACGGTGTATTATGGTTTTGATAATAATGATTCAAATTACCTCTTTAACACCTTAATTGGCACCGTAACCTTGCCTGAAGACCTCTCTGTACAGACTGGCCTTGGTTTACGAACCGCAAATAAAGATGTAGCCGATACAGATTATCCCTTTGGTATGTTCCTGGGTGTTTCCAAGAAACTAAAGGCTGCACAGAAGCCAATCGTTTATGGTCAGGTCCTCTATAATATGGATCCCTATAAAGACTTTGGTGATGGTCAGGAAGCATTAAAGCTAGACGGATATGTAACAGATGATGGTCAGAGTGATTTTGCTGGTCTAGCGGCCTTCCGTATTGGTATGCGCTGGGATTTCTAA
- a CDS encoding bifunctional nuclease family protein, with translation MYTLVRAEIWTIARTDQGNAVLIRPIGSEIAVPIFIGQLETQSILIGFGDVTIPRPLTHDLMISLIQRLGAELLRIEITDLKDSTFYARLVFQSTLIDESEFTLDCRPSDALALAVRLKCPVYISEQVVQEAGVSVNLIVDAATASAEQDLQGFTDEQGEHPRPQDPGEEGIEDELAKDGMPLSTPQSAQAQSKEAQRRALKAELERAVAAEEYERAAKLRDLLASLGDE, from the coding sequence ATGTATACCCTCGTACGTGCTGAAATCTGGACCATTGCCCGAACCGATCAGGGCAATGCGGTACTCATCCGGCCCATCGGCTCGGAAATTGCGGTCCCCATTTTTATCGGACAGCTCGAAACCCAATCCATATTGATTGGCTTCGGCGACGTGACCATCCCCCGTCCCCTTACCCATGACCTGATGATTAGTTTGATTCAACGGCTCGGGGCGGAACTTCTGAGGATTGAGATTACCGACCTTAAGGACAGTACCTTCTATGCACGGCTTGTTTTCCAGTCCACCTTGATAGACGAGTCGGAGTTTACGCTGGACTGCCGGCCCTCGGATGCCCTGGCGCTGGCAGTGCGGCTCAAGTGTCCGGTCTACATCTCTGAGCAGGTGGTACAGGAGGCGGGGGTCTCGGTCAACCTCATCGTAGACGCCGCCACCGCCAGCGCCGAGCAAGACCTGCAGGGCTTTACCGATGAACAGGGAGAACACCCCAGACCTCAGGATCCTGGGGAGGAAGGCATAGAAGATGAATTGGCAAAGGACGGTATGCCCCTCTCTACCCCCCAGTCTGCTCAAGCCCAGAGCAAGGAAGCCCAGCGCCGAGCCCTGAAGGCAGAGCTCGAGCGGGCCGTAGCGGCCGAAGAATACGAACGGGCGGCTAAACTGCGGGATTTATTGGCATCCTTAGGAGATGAGTAA
- a CDS encoding peptidoglycan DD-metalloendopeptidase family protein, with the protein MSGSPIGKAALVLAFVVSILLPIYQLSFPPEGDIKAERGIEQSPDLGSYGSGSVERAPEGALQSMELNRTMVLSYSEYVVEKGDTIGDIAKKFGLNQDTLLSVNNIKNSRLIQIGQKLSIPNQDGILYTVKSGDSLAAVSEKYSVDSEIVKTINGLADDTILTGNKLFLPGARMSQIDVQEINGDLFSWPVRGYISSGYGYRISPFTGARQFHSGLDIAAPQGTPVKAAMYGRVVDTGYDTNSGNYIIIAHHGGYKTLYAHLDVIRVKPGTAVKTGDRIGDVGSTGLSTGSHLHFSVYKYGVTVNPRLLMR; encoded by the coding sequence GTGTCCGGTTCCCCAATTGGTAAGGCAGCCTTAGTTCTTGCATTTGTTGTCAGTATCTTACTTCCAATATACCAGCTGAGTTTTCCGCCCGAGGGTGATATAAAAGCTGAACGGGGAATCGAACAAAGCCCCGATCTGGGATCCTACGGGAGCGGCAGTGTGGAGCGAGCCCCTGAGGGAGCCCTTCAATCAATGGAGCTTAACCGGACCATGGTTCTTTCCTACAGCGAATATGTAGTAGAAAAGGGTGACACCATCGGTGATATTGCTAAAAAATTCGGCTTAAACCAGGATACCCTTCTTTCAGTAAATAACATAAAAAACTCCCGGCTCATTCAGATTGGACAAAAGCTCTCCATTCCTAACCAGGACGGGATTCTCTATACCGTAAAATCGGGAGACAGCCTGGCTGCAGTATCAGAAAAATACTCTGTAGATTCAGAAATTGTCAAAACTATCAATGGTTTGGCGGACGATACCATACTTACAGGCAACAAACTCTTCCTTCCCGGAGCCCGTATGAGCCAGATTGATGTGCAGGAAATAAACGGAGACCTCTTTAGCTGGCCTGTTCGAGGCTATATAAGTTCCGGCTACGGGTATCGGATCAGCCCCTTTACCGGGGCCCGGCAGTTCCATTCAGGGCTCGATATAGCCGCTCCTCAGGGGACTCCTGTAAAGGCGGCTATGTACGGCCGGGTGGTGGATACGGGGTATGATACCAATTCGGGGAACTATATCATTATTGCCCACCATGGGGGCTACAAGACCCTCTATGCCCACCTGGACGTGATACGGGTTAAGCCGGGCACCGCGGTAAAAACCGGGGACCGGATCGGCGATGTGGGCAGTACGGGCCTCAGCACCGGAAGCCACCTGCACTTTTCAGTCTATAAATATGGCGTTACGGTAAACCCGCGGCTCCTTATGCGGTAA
- a CDS encoding beta-mannosidase, with the protein MSQIDLSGMWTLRLDSSVLGKVSVPCSIPGDCHSALLAANLIPDPYYGQNELEVQFLNQEDFILERNIELSPEQLQQGSPYLYFESIDTVTEVLVNGKPVTQTNNMFHAHVIDLGCTLQSGTNTIRIHFHAAEKAAAQRAQQLPYPIPHSVYPVQSLHRNQIRKVQCHSGWDWGPCLMVSGLYGACYIDFASPGRIDNLSIRTIPAADNTWDIPVTLRYTIPGPGTTQGSETTGASGPKTASFSITMNLRLKDGEGKTVLKQTTEHRLHGPGNHQLEAILSIKNPKLWWPSGYGEQHLYTLEAAVWSSEKSGTESMTGQGDTVQETVQKTASPGTAIQQRATKRIGFRDLKVITEDDEIGRSMTFQVNGKAIWAKGANWIPLDSLPSRQTTDRYRNLLHSMVQANMNMVRVWGGGQYERDVFYDLCDELGILVWQDMMFSCSTYPADPEFLETVRREIRFQVLRLKEHPSIALWCGNNENVGALTWYPETRANRDRYIIDYDRLNEGIVGKTIRELDPDRTWWPSSPSAGPNDFSDNWHSDGRGDMHYWSVWHEGKPFEAYYDVTPRFCSEFGYQSFPSEETVASYCPEDQRNLTSPVMEHHQKNPRGNSIIIENFSRYFRFPEGFANMLYLSQVQQALAIQTAVEYWRSRRPICMGALYWQLNDCWPVASWSSIEYSGKWKLLHYAARRFFAPIALVSFVKDQSLQVHLINDTDRSISGTVTLAFINFAGKTVQENTLPIHKAGEGSHKVWELDLKRLPFPVNSAFFRGLLHIDEGPSASCVRPPQEPDKSLETVCFLVPPKQCNLEPAHIRSRLSVVKNYQGEAELLLQLNTDRPAFFVSVDIPGMKGHWEDNLFTLLPGTTRAIRFMSEASGTEEGGSLPSMEYVQAHLRIQHLRESYH; encoded by the coding sequence ATGTCACAAATTGATTTATCTGGAATGTGGACCTTGCGCTTAGATTCATCGGTACTGGGAAAGGTTTCCGTCCCCTGCAGTATTCCCGGAGACTGTCATAGTGCACTCCTCGCTGCAAACCTTATTCCCGATCCCTATTATGGTCAGAATGAACTAGAAGTACAATTTCTTAACCAGGAAGATTTTATTCTTGAACGGAACATAGAACTAAGCCCTGAGCAATTACAACAGGGCAGCCCCTATCTATACTTTGAATCTATCGATACGGTGACTGAAGTATTGGTAAACGGAAAACCAGTAACACAAACGAACAATATGTTTCATGCCCATGTTATAGATCTGGGGTGCACTCTTCAGTCAGGGACAAATACCATTCGCATCCATTTTCATGCTGCTGAAAAAGCGGCAGCTCAACGGGCACAACAACTCCCCTACCCGATTCCCCACAGTGTATACCCGGTCCAATCCTTACACCGCAACCAGATCCGCAAGGTCCAATGCCACAGCGGCTGGGACTGGGGGCCCTGTCTCATGGTATCCGGATTGTACGGTGCTTGCTATATTGATTTTGCCTCCCCTGGCAGAATTGACAATCTTTCTATTAGAACCATTCCAGCAGCGGACAATACCTGGGATATCCCGGTCACGCTGCGCTATACCATCCCCGGACCTGGAACTACTCAAGGTTCAGAAACAACTGGGGCTTCAGGGCCAAAGACAGCCAGCTTTAGCATCACCATGAACCTGCGGCTCAAAGACGGAGAAGGCAAAACAGTCCTGAAACAAACCACAGAACACAGGCTCCACGGCCCGGGAAACCATCAACTTGAAGCAATACTTTCTATTAAAAACCCAAAACTCTGGTGGCCCTCAGGGTATGGCGAACAGCACCTGTACACCCTGGAAGCCGCCGTCTGGTCCTCCGAAAAGAGCGGTACAGAGAGCATGACCGGGCAAGGTGATACAGTGCAGGAAACGGTACAGAAAACAGCAAGCCCAGGAACAGCCATACAGCAACGGGCAACCAAACGGATAGGTTTTCGGGATCTCAAGGTTATTACTGAGGATGATGAAATCGGCCGATCCATGACCTTCCAGGTGAATGGAAAAGCTATCTGGGCCAAGGGAGCCAACTGGATACCCTTGGATTCCCTTCCGAGCCGGCAGACCACCGACCGCTACCGCAACCTCCTGCACAGTATGGTTCAGGCAAACATGAACATGGTACGGGTCTGGGGCGGCGGCCAGTACGAGCGGGATGTGTTTTATGACCTCTGTGATGAGCTGGGTATTCTTGTCTGGCAGGATATGATGTTTTCCTGTTCCACCTATCCCGCAGATCCGGAGTTTCTGGAAACGGTCCGCAGGGAAATCCGTTTTCAGGTCCTGCGGCTTAAGGAACACCCGAGCATCGCCCTCTGGTGCGGCAACAATGAAAATGTGGGGGCCCTTACCTGGTACCCCGAAACGAGGGCTAACCGGGACCGGTACATTATCGATTATGACCGGCTCAACGAAGGGATTGTAGGAAAGACCATCCGCGAGCTCGACCCGGACCGGACCTGGTGGCCCAGTTCGCCCAGTGCAGGCCCCAATGACTTTTCCGACAACTGGCACTCCGACGGCAGGGGGGACATGCATTACTGGAGCGTCTGGCATGAGGGGAAACCCTTCGAAGCCTACTACGACGTTACCCCCCGCTTCTGCTCCGAATTCGGCTACCAGTCTTTCCCGTCAGAAGAAACAGTCGCGTCCTATTGTCCCGAAGACCAGCGGAATCTCACCTCCCCCGTCATGGAACATCACCAGAAAAACCCCAGGGGAAATTCCATCATTATCGAAAATTTCTCCCGCTATTTCCGCTTTCCCGAGGGCTTTGCAAACATGCTCTACCTGAGCCAGGTACAGCAAGCCCTGGCCATACAGACCGCGGTTGAATACTGGCGTAGCCGCCGGCCAATTTGTATGGGAGCCTTGTACTGGCAGTTAAACGACTGCTGGCCCGTCGCCTCCTGGTCATCCATAGAATACTCAGGCAAATGGAAGCTCCTGCACTATGCGGCCCGCCGCTTCTTTGCACCCATCGCTCTGGTTTCCTTTGTAAAGGACCAAAGCCTCCAGGTGCACCTCATTAACGACACGGACCGGAGCATTTCCGGCACCGTCACCCTTGCATTCATCAATTTTGCAGGAAAAACAGTTCAGGAAAACACCCTGCCCATACACAAGGCCGGTGAGGGATCCCACAAGGTGTGGGAATTGGACCTGAAGCGCCTGCCCTTCCCGGTGAACTCAGCCTTTTTCCGAGGGCTCCTTCATATTGATGAAGGGCCATCGGCATCCTGTGTCCGGCCCCCCCAGGAACCGGACAAAAGCCTGGAAACAGTTTGCTTTCTCGTTCCCCCGAAACAGTGCAACCTTGAACCGGCCCATATAAGGAGCCGTCTTTCCGTAGTTAAAAATTATCAGGGCGAGGCAGAACTCCTTTTACAGTTAAACACCGACCGGCCAGCCTTTTTTGTCAGTGTGGATATTCCGGGCATGAAGGGCCATTGGGAAGACAATCTTTTTACCCTCCTCCCGGGCACGACCAGGGCTATCAGGTTCATGTCCGAAGCAAGCGGAACCGAAGAAGGAGGAAGCCTCCCATCCATGGAATATGTCCAGGCTCATCTCAGGATCCAGCATCTGCGGGAGAGCTATCATTAA
- a CDS encoding PIN domain-containing protein, translating to MNSIVSKIFIDTNILVYTLDKNDKIKNERARAIVQKIIDAHYPVISTQVINEFFIVATKKLNAEPIVVKNIIHNFKNMEIVHTDLQLIEEAIDISIITQLSFWDSLIIAAAEKAHCEFIFSEDLNAGQNYRGVLLLNPFEKEF from the coding sequence ATGAACTCTATCGTGTCTAAAATATTCATCGATACTAACATTTTGGTATATACACTTGATAAAAACGATAAAATCAAAAATGAAAGAGCTCGAGCTATTGTACAAAAAATAATTGATGCACATTATCCGGTAATCTCGACGCAAGTAATAAATGAGTTTTTTATTGTTGCTACGAAAAAATTAAATGCAGAGCCAATTGTTGTAAAAAATATTATCCATAATTTTAAAAATATGGAAATTGTACATACCGACTTGCAGTTAATTGAGGAAGCGATTGATATCAGTATTATTACTCAATTATCATTTTGGGATTCACTAATTATAGCAGCAGCTGAAAAGGCGCATTGTGAGTTCATTTTTTCAGAAGATTTAAATGCTGGTCAGAATTACCGGGGCGTCTTATTACTCAATCCATTTGAAAAAGAATTCTAA
- a CDS encoding type II toxin-antitoxin system death-on-curing family toxin — translation MKVIRFLTLSEVLLIYEDQVRRYGGAYGVRDVSLLSSAIYVPQATFERQYLHKSIPEMAAAYAYHIYENHALIDGNKRVALASALVFLDINGFDFECSEDEIYEIMMKVASGTMNKTELTKKFVQFSKKKND, via the coding sequence ATGAAGGTGATACGATTTTTAACTCTTTCCGAGGTTCTTCTTATTTATGAAGATCAAGTAAGAAGATACGGAGGCGCTTATGGTGTACGGGACGTATCACTCCTCAGTTCTGCCATTTATGTTCCCCAAGCTACGTTTGAAAGGCAATACCTTCATAAATCAATTCCGGAAATGGCTGCAGCCTATGCGTATCATATATATGAGAATCATGCACTGATTGATGGAAACAAAAGAGTTGCCTTAGCCTCTGCACTAGTATTTTTAGATATCAATGGATTTGACTTTGAATGTTCTGAGGATGAAATCTATGAGATAATGATGAAAGTTGCCAGCGGTACTATGAATAAGACTGAATTAACAAAAAAGTTTGTCCAGTTCTCAAAGAAGAAAAATGATTAA
- a CDS encoding polyprenyl synthetase family protein translates to MDIQYTERLQKIEAVLDQTLPRTPDETWVRMTFGDLPNIPGTELVQELTAPGRDLIDRGGKRWRPLLMTLTCETLGGGDSALSLVPLVEFPHNGSLIHDDIEDSSDERRGKPAIHILYGLDRGLNAGSFLYFVGLTALQNWAAPAERKNTVAQCWGQHLRRIHLGQAMDIAWHRNFSSLPSLEEYDLMCRMKTGVLARMAIELGVYSAGLAQDIRKGIHIDAPLAEPAPELVRRLDDEAHLAAALGQAAENLGVGFQILDDVKNLTTGNPGKKRGDDIVEGKKSLPVILFLQQNPSRIEFVKRCFSAARAQGTGAREVEELIGELDQAGVIAKARERGMELIEQAMQILETGAFMNYPVHHEAHKLLVNFVSLLG, encoded by the coding sequence ATGGACATACAATATACCGAGAGACTGCAAAAAATAGAAGCCGTTTTAGACCAGACCCTGCCCCGGACACCAGACGAAACCTGGGTTCGGATGACCTTTGGAGACCTGCCCAACATACCAGGCACCGAACTGGTTCAAGAACTGACAGCCCCCGGCCGGGACCTTATCGATCGGGGCGGCAAACGCTGGCGCCCCCTTCTTATGACATTAACCTGTGAAACCCTCGGCGGCGGCGACTCAGCCCTGAGCCTGGTTCCTCTCGTGGAATTTCCCCACAACGGAAGCCTGATACACGACGATATCGAAGACAGCTCCGACGAACGGAGGGGGAAACCGGCCATTCACATCCTCTATGGCCTTGACCGAGGGCTAAACGCAGGAAGTTTTCTCTATTTTGTAGGACTTACGGCCCTGCAAAACTGGGCCGCTCCGGCGGAACGGAAAAACACCGTAGCCCAATGCTGGGGACAGCACCTGAGACGGATCCATCTGGGCCAGGCCATGGACATCGCCTGGCACCGGAACTTTTCATCCCTCCCCAGTCTTGAAGAATACGACCTCATGTGCCGGATGAAAACCGGCGTCCTTGCCCGCATGGCTATCGAGCTTGGGGTCTACAGTGCGGGCCTTGCACAGGACATCCGAAAGGGAATTCATATTGATGCCCCTCTCGCAGAACCGGCGCCTGAGCTGGTCCGCCGGTTGGACGACGAAGCTCATCTCGCAGCAGCCCTGGGACAAGCCGCAGAAAACCTCGGGGTGGGTTTTCAGATTCTGGATGATGTTAAAAACCTCACTACCGGCAACCCGGGGAAAAAACGGGGTGACGATATTGTGGAAGGGAAAAAGAGCCTGCCGGTTATCCTCTTTTTACAGCAAAACCCCAGCCGTATCGAGTTTGTAAAGCGTTGTTTTTCCGCCGCCCGGGCCCAGGGGACGGGAGCAAGGGAAGTTGAGGAACTTATCGGAGAACTGGACCAGGCAGGGGTTATTGCCAAAGCCCGCGAGCGGGGCATGGAACTTATCGAACAGGCCATGCAAATTCTCGAAACCGGTGCCTTTATGAATTATCCGGTGCATCATGAGGCCCACAAGCTCCTTGTGAATTTTGTCTCCCTCCTTGGCTAA
- a CDS encoding SAM-dependent methyltransferase, translating into MGSYDTLDYWSLKAQKEGYPARSVYKLKEMDEKFGLFKGASKGGKGLGNAQGGLSAGPVFKVLDIGAAPGSWSLYALRRMGRFGSLVSVDLSPLSRVYDKGLFDGDNFFFIQGDITDSAVRAQLIERGPYHLVMSDVAPATTGNRSVDTLRSLALVEEVVSYAEAALASGGNLVVKVFQGGDTAEVLKRLRSLFATARSFKPEACRSESFETYYLGLGKKH; encoded by the coding sequence ATGGGTTCCTACGATACATTGGATTACTGGTCGCTGAAGGCGCAAAAAGAGGGCTACCCAGCCCGTTCGGTGTATAAGTTAAAGGAGATGGATGAAAAGTTCGGTCTTTTTAAGGGTGCCAGTAAGGGTGGTAAAGGCCTGGGGAATGCTCAGGGTGGGCTGTCCGCGGGGCCGGTTTTTAAGGTCCTGGATATCGGGGCTGCCCCGGGAAGCTGGAGCCTCTATGCCTTACGGCGCATGGGCCGCTTCGGTTCCCTCGTGTCGGTGGACCTGTCTCCCCTGTCCCGGGTCTATGACAAGGGCCTTTTTGATGGGGATAATTTTTTCTTTATTCAGGGGGATATTACGGACAGTGCGGTCCGGGCCCAGCTTATTGAACGGGGGCCCTATCACCTGGTGATGAGCGATGTGGCCCCTGCGACGACGGGGAACCGTTCGGTGGATACCCTGCGGTCCCTGGCCCTGGTGGAGGAAGTGGTTTCCTATGCGGAGGCCGCCCTGGCCAGCGGCGGCAACCTGGTGGTTAAGGTGTTTCAGGGCGGCGATACGGCGGAAGTGCTGAAACGCCTGCGGAGCCTCTTTGCCACAGCCCGCAGTTTTAAGCCCGAAGCCTGCCGCTCCGAATCTTTCGAGACCTATTACCTGGGGCTGGGGAAAAAACATTAA